The following is a genomic window from Thalassoroseus pseudoceratinae.
GCAAGTCGCGGCTCTGCAAGCCGAGCTCATGCAAGCACAGCGGTTGAGTTCCGTCGGAGCGATCGCCGCCTCGATCACGCACGAATTCAACAATATCCTGACGACGGTCATCAACTATTCGAAGATGGGGATGCGTCATAAAGACGACAAAACCCGCGACAAAGCCTTCGATAAGATCCTCTCCGCCGGACAACGTGCTTCGAAAATCACCACGGGGATGCTGTCCTACGCCCGCAACCGAGCGGATCGGCAAGAACCGATGGACTTGGTTGTGCTGGCTCAAGATGTGCTCGTGCTGGTCGAAAAGGATTTGCAAAGCCACCGGATTTCCCTCGATACCGATTTCCCGGAATCGGTGATGGTGATGGTCAATCCCAGCCAGATTCAACAGGTCCTGCTGAATTTGGTCATTAACGCCCGGCAAGCCATGGATGAGGGGGGAAGCCTGCGAATCGGAGTGCGACGCGATCCGGAAAACGGATTCGGCGAGATTTCCGTGCAGGATACCGGAAGCGGAATTCCTTCGGAGAAACTGCCGAAAATCTTTGATCCGTTCTTCTCGACCAAAGAAGCGGACTCCCAAGGACAAGGCGGGACCGGACTGGGTTTGTCGGTGTGTCGGCAGATTATTGAGCGTCATCGTGGACGAATTCGCGTCGAGAGCACTGTCGGTCGAGGCACGACATTCACACTGAAACTTCCGCTGGCGGCTCCTGTCGAATCGACAAAACCGGCATGGACTGAGTAAACTCCGACCGCTGTAACCCAAAGTGCCAACCGAGTTTCTCACGACCAAACGCAACCATGCCCCTTGACGAACATGAAGGCCCGTATTTTCTCGGGATTGATCTCGGTGGAACGAATGTCCGTGCGGGAGTGGTGAGCAATGCCGGTGAGTCGTTGGCACACGCCAGTCGACCGACGCAGGCGGCCCAGGGGTCGGAATTCGGCCTCAAGAACATTTTTCAGGTGTCGGAACAAGCGGTGACGGCTTGCAGTTTGTCATGGGACGACATCGCGGGCATCGGTGTGGCGGCACCGGGCACGATGGATATCCCCGCCGGCGTGCTGCTTCGACCACACAACTTGCCAGGTTGGTACGATGTTCCCATCCGAGAGCGGATCGCCCAACACTTTGACAAACCGGCGATCTTGCAGAACGACGCCTCCGCCGCTGCATATGGGGAATATTGGGTCGGAGCCGGTCGACACGCGGAAAGTCTCGCGTTTTGGACGCTTGGAACGGGTTGCGGAAGCGGCTTGATTATCAACGATCTGATTCTCGAAGGCGTCCACTCCTGCGGTTCGGAATGCGGGCACATCATCATCGAGATGGACAACGGCCGACTCTGCCGAAGTGGTCAGTATGGCACTCTGGAGGCGTATGTCAGCGCGACGGCTCTATTGGAAATCTGTCAGTCGAAACTCGCGGAAGGCCGGGAAACGGTCCTGACGGAGTGGATCGAAGCCGGACAAATCCTCACGCCGCTGCTGATTGGTCAAGCGGCTGAACAAGGGGATCAACTCGCGAATGAACTCATCATGGAAATGGCTCGCTGTCTGGGTGTCGGCACGGTGACGCTCATGCATGCGATCAATCCGGCGACCATTTTGATCGGGGGAGCAATGACGTTCGGTCGTCATAGCACGGAACTTGGTCGCCGTTTCCTCGAACGGGTGAAACAGGAAGTCCGCGAACGAGCCTTTCCCGTGCCTGCCGAGAGAACCATCATCGACTACGCCACGCTGGGCGGTTCCGCTGGGTACATCGGAGCGGCCGGTTGCATCCGCCGTGCAATTCGCCTGAATGAAGTCCCGGAGTGGTAGACTCTCAGCCCGCGAATTCCCCCTGTTTTCACTGTTCGGTATGTTCTTACTGAATTTGGTGTGATATTCTCCTCAAAAAATCGCCTTGGAGAATGCGTGGTATGCGACAACTCAACCGCGACTAGGGTTGTGTTTTTCATATCTGGGTCTGATCGTCAACGCGGAACAGCCATCGAAACGACGATCTTTGCGAACTTGAAGACAAGCCAGGCGGTCGCTGATGTCCAGCCCCTCACAGCCCGAAGTCCAAGACGGACTGTCCTCGAAAAGTTTCATCGCGTTATTAGTAACGCAATTCCTTGGTGCCGCGAACGACAACGCCTTCCGCTGGCTAGCCGTCTCGATTGCTATTGGTGTGATGGGCATTGCGCGGGAAGGGACCGCGTTGGCCTTGGGAACGGTCCTGTTTACGGCTCCGTACCTGCTCCTCGCCAACATGGCGGGATTTCTGGCGGATCGCTTCGACAAACGAGCGGTCATCGTTTGGTGCAAAGTCGCCGAATTGGTGTTGGCGTCGATGTTGGTTGGCTCGATTCTGCTGGGCGGCGTTGTCGGCGTGAACGGTAGTTTGGCGTTCATGTTCGTGACGGTGTTCCTCATGGGCTGCCAAAGCGCGTTGTTTGGCCCCTCCAAGTTCGGCAGCATTCCGGAGTTGGTTCGCACGGAGAAAATCTCCGCAGCTAACGGACTTATGGGAATGATCAGCGTGGTCGCCGCCGCATTGGGAACACTCGTTGGGCTGTCGCTTTACCAATTCAACGAGACGGCCATTAGCCATTTCGTCGGACACCGACTGAACATCCATGCGGAAATCACCGTGTTGGCATTGTGGCCGGTCATTCTGACACTGCTTGGAATGGCGGTGGTTGGAGTCGGTTCCAGCTTGATGATCCGTCGCCTCACGCCGGCCGACCCCAACCGCAAGATGGCGAAGAACCCGTTCCGGGAAACCGCGAACGACTTGAAAGTTCTGTTCGCCCGCCCGGCGATTTTACGGGTCGCGTTGGGCATTTCGTTCTTTTGGATGATGGCGTCGCTGGCTCAGTGCAATGTGAATCTGTACGGAGAACACGTTTTCGGTCTGAGCAAAAGCGGCGTGGGCATCCTGATGGTGGTCCTCGTGGGAGGCGTTGCCATCGGAAGCGTGTTGGCGGGTTGGCTTTCACACGGTCGTGTGGAATTGGGCATTGTGCCGCTCGGAGCGGTCGTGATCATTATAGGAACGGTCGGGTTGTGCATCGTCGGCTGGAATGCCGATTTGCCAATCACCTTCGACACCACCGCCAAACTGACCACTCCCTTCGTCATGAGTTACCCCAGTTTCTGGCTTTGTTCCGCTTTTCTATTCCTTCTGGGCTTTGGAGCGGGCCTGTTCCTGGTCCCGTTGGAAGCGTTCTTGCAGGAAGAATCGGAAACCCAGGTGCGGGGAACTGTCATCGCAGGCACGAATTTCGTCGCCTT
Proteins encoded in this region:
- a CDS encoding sensor histidine kinase yields the protein MATNSLTPTDEASDTSIDSLSAGEAAEIEQLKQQVAALQAELMQAQRLSSVGAIAASITHEFNNILTTVINYSKMGMRHKDDKTRDKAFDKILSAGQRASKITTGMLSYARNRADRQEPMDLVVLAQDVLVLVEKDLQSHRISLDTDFPESVMVMVNPSQIQQVLLNLVINARQAMDEGGSLRIGVRRDPENGFGEISVQDTGSGIPSEKLPKIFDPFFSTKEADSQGQGGTGLGLSVCRQIIERHRGRIRVESTVGRGTTFTLKLPLAAPVESTKPAWTE
- a CDS encoding ROK family protein, producing MPLDEHEGPYFLGIDLGGTNVRAGVVSNAGESLAHASRPTQAAQGSEFGLKNIFQVSEQAVTACSLSWDDIAGIGVAAPGTMDIPAGVLLRPHNLPGWYDVPIRERIAQHFDKPAILQNDASAAAYGEYWVGAGRHAESLAFWTLGTGCGSGLIINDLILEGVHSCGSECGHIIIEMDNGRLCRSGQYGTLEAYVSATALLEICQSKLAEGRETVLTEWIEAGQILTPLLIGQAAEQGDQLANELIMEMARCLGVGTVTLMHAINPATILIGGAMTFGRHSTELGRRFLERVKQEVRERAFPVPAERTIIDYATLGGSAGYIGAAGCIRRAIRLNEVPEW